A stretch of DNA from Lotus japonicus ecotype B-129 chromosome 4, LjGifu_v1.2:
AGTAATCCCAAGTCTTTTCCAATGCTTTCCTAATCTTCAAATTGGTTTCCCCATCCAAATTAGTTGTCTATCACCCAAAACCCAGGATTAATAAATGGCAAAGACTTCCCTGAGAATGTTAAGAGAACACTCATTTTCAGATTGAAATTAATGAATAAACCTCAATGTAGCAGACACCATCAACATTTGTACTAGCCAGGAAAAGCAGATCTGCAGGAAAGAATTCATCCTGCTTAACCTGCAACAATGACCAGAGTTGCACTACAGTAAGTGTCTGCATTGTAAATAGAAACACCCACCAGACCACAATTAAACCATCACAAGCAGCTCAAGAAAACAAATCTCAGAAGATTAAATGCATCTGCAAACCAAAGTATCAATTATAACCTACAGTTGAAAACAGACTGACAACGGATTTGAAAACTTACAATCCATTTCCAATTTACCATTACAGACACCCTTGTAAGAACCAGTTCAAATGTACGTGCCAAAATTAAATCTCAACATATAGTAGCACATTACCTTGACTAGGTCACCAACTTGCAACTTTTTCCAGGGTATATACACCCATTCTCGATCTCGCAGTACATCTATCGTACCATTGTTTATTGCCATGTCATTTTGAAAACGCTTCTGTTTTACACATTCTCAGATAGGTAAGTAAATCAATAAGAGGAATAGGCACACAATACTACAGCcatgattaaataaaaaaagggtTGATAATATCCAATTAAGAATGCCATCAGAAAATTTAAGATATGAAACAATAACCAAAATAAAATCACATGAAAAAATTTGGAGGATAAGGGATACCACAaaatgaaaaaagggaaagaaaaatagaaagatGACCAAACTAGCAAAGCCACTCCCTCTGCATCTGTTAAGGAAAAGGTTTAATCTTTTACAAACTTTAAAGTAAACATAATAAAATGTTTATTTCTACTTTATAACTATCAATATTCTCCTATAAGATACTCGTTTGGAATTTCCGAAGAAAAACCAATGGAAAGACAAAACTTGAATCTAAGGCTCCCTAAGATTTATGGGAACATTAGGGAAAAAAAGGAACATGCAAGGATAATAAATAGCATTCTCACCCAGTCCTCAAAAGCTTCCTTAATAAGAGAGAGGAGAAGCACCAGAGATAGAGGAAGCACATTAGTTATTGGAGAGACAGGGCTACAACATCAGAAAATATGTAAATACTAATCAGACATTCACTTCTTGATTCAGTAATTAGACTTATGCTTggtataaaattattaaaaaaactgTTGAAAAAATTTATATGAATGGTGACCAGCATATCTGTTACATTTCACTGATTGTCATCGTCACAATAATTAAAGCAAGGAAGAAATGCATAAATCAAGTCCATGAAAAACAGGATAAAGTAACAAATCATACAAGGGAGGTTTTAATTTGTGGTCTGCAACCGCAATTGCGGCCACAACGTAGAGGCCTTTCAAGTTCCCGTAATGGCATCACGACTGCAAGTGCGGCCATTTCCAACAGCATATGTCCGCAATTCCACAATTCAAAACTACAGTATGATAAACTCAAAGTGCAAAgtatgataaaaataaattcaagCTTAATAGTTGCTAAAAGTTCAATATTTACATGACATCAAGCAAGGCTTCTTATAGAGAATATTTCATTTAGTATAACTTTAGCTGAATTAATAATTAAGGAGCCAGAGTACTCAAGTAAATATTTAgaaacaaaaatcaaaaataaaaaatgaagcaCATATATGATAAAACCCTTGATGCAGACTGTACTGGCATCAAGAAAGCCCAAGTGTAAAATAAAATGCCTTAATAAAGTGGTTCTTTCTGATAACAACAAACTAACTGGAAAAGCTACCTGATGGGTGTGGTAGACAAGACTGAGATTGTAAGAAAGTAGATATTAGCAACCCTCCTGAACTGCAAAAATAAAAGCAAGATAAGTTGGCAATCAATTGAACTCATCGGCTCATATACAAATATGATTTTCCTTAGATAGgcataaattaatttaaagacaaaatagtaataaataattttgagcACGTATTGCTCTAACTACACGTGATTGAAAACAAAGATACAAACCATTTTCTCTGAgcacaaagcaaaaatcaaatAACCATTCGACTTCAGCACCGTGATTTTAGACCAATGTTGATGGGAAGAATGCTAATTTAAGAGCAATGATTAGTTTAATGATGTAATCAGCAATGAATAGAATGCCTTAAAAAAATTTGTCACCGTAAAAATGATACTCCTCAACCTGGGTGGTAATCCTTAAGCCTCAGGGGGCGTCCCATTCACCTCGCTGCTTCAGCCTCTTCGTGCCGTGACGGAGCACCATCTCACCGAACTCAATCGAATCCAACCCAACACAAGACTGCAAAACAGCAGAGAGGACAAACCCATCAAGCAACACACCTTGCTCCAACATCATGCTAAATAGCTCCACCCCATCGTGGTAGTAACCATGCTCATTTGACGCGACAATCATAACAGTCCAAGTAAACACGTTTCTCTGGGACATTCCATCAAACACTTTACGTGCAGAATTGTAGTCCAAGCATTTGGAGTAAACATGAACTGTATTATTCAAAAACACCAACAAATCCTTGCCTCCAAAACCCGATTTTAAGACATGCCCATGAATTGATTTTGCTTGTTTAAGATACCCATTTTCATCGCAGGTCTTTAAGAGGTGAATGAAGGGTCGAATGTTGGGTTGTTCATCATGGGTTTCAGGAGCTGCAAGTGCAAGAGGTTTGGTCAATCTGCTTCGAAGAGGGTTCTTTGAAAGCGTTGGAGTGTAAGGCACAGAGAGAATTGGCGTAGGGTGGAGTGAATGGTGATGAAGCGTGATTGCTTCATTTGTGGGAGCATGAGAGCGATGACAAGGTTGGTGCACGCAGTGTGGAATGATGATGCTCATGCTGCAACTGTTTTGGACTGATGTCGTGACGGAGCAGCCTCGAAGCAACATCAGGACCGCGTCGGAGCAGCGCCAGAACCGCCTCAGATCTACGCCAGCGATCGTGCAGTGGTGGTCCTACACGCCGGAAAACCCAATCTGAAAACCCCACTGTTCTCCAACTCGGGCAGTAGTTCAGGCAAAGGGTTccatgaggaagaagatgaaggggaGAAGGACCTGCAAGGCTATCCAACGGAGGCGGCATCGAACTGGAGATGGGAAGAGAGGGTAAAGGAGGAGGGTATAATGGTAATGTTAGGAGAGAGGCTAAACACAAGGGGATATAATGGTAATATGGGGTAGGGATATAATGGTATTATGAGGAGGGATATAAATAAAACTTTATTTATTTGACAGGATAAAATGGTAATTTACCATGTTAATTTTCAGCCACCCAAAATAGTTAGACTTTAGAATTATTTTTTCCATATTTAATTGTGGCcagaaattgattttgaaaggTAGTGTAACTTACACTACCCAAGTAAGTGGTCCACCGTAGTTTTTTCCTTCAACATTATTGGTCGGTACAGGAGGtgagaatgaggagagagaagcATTGGAGATTGGCTTCAATTAAGGTAAAAATTGTGGAATATAGTGGGAACATCTTTGGTTTACTGTTCCAAGGCATtctgaaggaagaagagttaGGTTAGGGATTTAATGTGAAACAAAGtgggagagagaaaaataaggAATGAGATAGTGGGAGAGACAATTGGGAGGGAGTAAAATAATAGGAAATAATACGGAAGGGACATGTGGCATGTTGTGGTTCAATGTAGGaagaattaaatattaaaatttattctGAGAGTGACAACTTATTGTATGACATCTTGGAAAAGTTCTTGTTTTgatatatactagtgttttttacccgcgcgttgcacgggaaatatgtctattgtatttgatacattaattaatactttgattattaaaaatatattaaacaacgaatgaaatagaaaagtcagaattgatgagtaaagtagAGATCAAgatttctcttctaagcccgattgagaccaagaggaactcgtttcacattcttcgtaaatatgaagacgataacacaaatcatagatataaggaattatcaacatattaatcttaaaaaaaattaatgtgatagtagcacaaatcaggattgtgtaagatatatcataaagtataacattattgtgtttattccaactaagtagggatgacaatgggtaggtactatagtaccatctccatacccgcgttttttaaaattacatgtactcgtctccatactcacgtgggtagcaactcgaagctccccacctttagacaattc
This window harbors:
- the LOC130711485 gene encoding phospholipid-transporting ATPase 3-like isoform X1, with amino-acid sequence MSSIDCQLILLLFLQFRRVANIYFLTISVLSTTPISPVSPITNVLPLSLVLLLSLIKEAFEDWKRFQNDMAINNGTIDVLRDREWVYIPWKKLQVGDLVKVKQDEFFPADLLFLASTNVDGVCYIETTNLDGETNLKIRKALEKTWDYFTPEKASEFKEIMMAK
- the LOC130711485 gene encoding phospholipid-transporting ATPase 3-like isoform X2, with product MFRRVANIYFLTISVLSTTPISPVSPITNVLPLSLVLLLSLIKEAFEDWKRFQNDMAINNGTIDVLRDREWVYIPWKKLQVGDLVKVKQDEFFPADLLFLASTNVDGVCYIETTNLDGETNLKIRKALEKTWDYFTPEKASEFKEIMMAK